The Eggerthella guodeyinii sequence GACGGTGAAGAAGTCCAAGGGCACCGTGGTCACCGTGCCCAGCGCCATGAGCGACGGATTCACGGATAGTGCTATGATGAACGGCGACCGAACTACTGAGAGATAGGCTCTATGAACCCACTCGCCTCATTCGAACTTGACTACAACAGCGGCCTGCCGGTCTGGATCCAGGTGAAGAACCGCATCGCCTACCTCATCGGCTCGGGCGAGTACAAGACGGGCGACCGCCTGCCCACCGTGCGCGCGTTGGCGGTGGACCTCGACATCAGCTACAACACGGTGAACCGCGCCTACATGGACCTCGAGCGCGAGGGCTACATCTCCACGCGCAAGGGGAGGGGCACGTTCGTGGCCGAGCGCCACGCCGTGGGCGCCACCCTCGCCGCCGACAGCCCCGTCGAGCTGCTGGTGGACGACCTGATCCGCACCTGCGCCAACGCGGGCATGGCCGACGACGACATCCTCGCCCTCGTGCAGGCAAGGCTCGCCCAACGGCTCGTAGCCAACGGCCGCTAAGGGCGCGCCGTTCCGTCCCATCGCCGCCGTCGCGCCCCGCCTCTCGTGGCGCGGGGCCGCGCCCATGACTCGATGGGCCGTCCCGCGGCGACCTGCGTTGCCTCCCAGCCCCTGATGTTTCACGTGAAACATTCGTTCGCCCCATCCTCTCTATCCTGCAACTAGGCTAATCCCTTAGATTGATTGTCGCAAGTCATTGTGATAATGTGACAGTCACAAGGATTTGGCCAATTCTTATCAGGAGCACGATGGGGGATATCCTGAAGGATTGCGCGCGCGGGAGGCACCGGCTGCACCGCCTTCCAGCCGACGATCGAAGGGGATATCCTGACACGATCTTTGGAGGAGGAGAAATGTCAGGAACGAATGACCCGCACACCGGACTCACCCGCAGAAGCTTTCTCAAGACCACCGGTCTTGTTGCGGGTGCCACGGCGTTGGCGGGCGGCGCAACTCCTGCTATGCATGCGTTGGCCGCGGAGTCGGGGGCGGCAAACGGGGATTCCGGAGAGAAGGTCATGCCGGGCCGATGCTACTTCGGCGGCTGCTTCTCATGCAACTACAACGTGACGGTGCGCGACGGTCGAGCGGTGAAGGTGTCGCCCGACCCCGACGCCCTGTTCGGAAGAAGGCCTTGCCTCAAGGGGTATTCGCTTCCGCAGCGCATGTACTCGCAAGAGCGCATCAAGTATCCCATGAAGCGCGTCGGCGAGCGCGGCCAGAACCAGTGGGAGCGCATCTCCTGGGAAGAGGCCATCGCCACCATCACGGAAAAATGGAAGGGCTATATCGACCAGTACGGCGGTCAGTCCATCCTCGTGAGCACGGGCTCGTCGGGCGCGCGCTTCACCGTCTCCGGCGCAAGCCGTCTGGAGAACATCCTGCAATTCACGAACGTGGAGATGTGCGCGGACTGGGCCGTTTACCACGGGCTGCAGCGCGTGTACGGAAACCCTGCGACGGGTATCATGACGGCGCCCGGCAACGAGCCGTTCGAAGAGGACATCTTCAACGCAAAAACGGTGTTCATGTGGGGAAACAACCTTTCCGAGACCTACACGCAGCGCTGGCGCTACCTGATGGAGGCGCAGGAGCAGGGTGCGAGGATCATCTCGATCGACCCCAACGAGACCACCGTTTCGGCGCACGCCGACGAATGGTATACGGTGCGTCCGGGATCGGACCCGGCCCTCATGCTCTCGATGGTGCAGGAGATCATCGCGGAAGACCTGCAGGACACCGCCTATCTGAAGCGCGACACGGTGGGCCCGTTCCTCGTGCGCGACGATACGAAAGAGTTCCTGCGAATGAGCGACCTGGGCGTGGAGCCCACCGAGGGTCCGGTGAACGCCACGACCAAGAAGCCGACGATGATCGATCCGCCGGTGGTGTGGGACGCGGCGTCGGGCAAGGAGATGTCGTCGGCCGAATCGACCGACCCCGAGCTCGAGGGATCGTGGACTGTCGGGGGCTTCAAGGTGAAAACCGCGTACAGCCTCATGGTCGAAAGCGTGCAGGAGTACAAGCCGGAGGACGTTGCCGACATCGTCGATATGTCTGCCGACGACATACGCCGCCTGGCGCGTTTGGCAGTGGACGGTCCCGTCTCCCACATGTTCGGCCTCGGATCGCAGGCGTACGACAACGGCTTGCAGTTCGGCTCGGGCCTCGGCTTGCTGCTGGCGGTGACCGGCATGGTGGGCAAGCCGGGCGCGGGCGTGCAGGCCACCGCGTTCATGGGCATGCGAAACGCGAGCTTCCTGTTCCCGACGGGCACGTTCACCACCACCATCCCGGTGCTGCATCTTCCCGAGGTGATGGAGACGGGCACGTTCAAGGGCAAGGACTATCCGCCGTTCAAGGCCCTCTACATCAGGGGGTCGGCGCTGGTGGGCGGCAGGCCCGACAAGAACAAGATCATCGCCGAGATCATCGATAAGATGGAGTTCATCGTCTGCCTCGACGTGGCGTTCACCGACTCGGCGCTGTACTCCGACATCGTTCTGCCGGCGGCGCACTATTACGAGGTTGAAGACGTGTACGGCGCGACGCTGTCCTACCACGTCCAGCATGGTCCGAAGATCGTCGAGCCGGCGTTCGAAGCGAAGCCCGACTTGCAGGTGGCCAAGCTGCTTGCCGAGGGATTGGGCATCGGCGCGTACTTCGAGGGCGACGACGAGTCGTGGCTGCGCGAGCAGCTGAACTTTCCGGCGCTCACGGCGCAGGGCATCACGCTCGACGCGCTGCGCGAGAAGAAGGACATGCGCTACATCCCCGCAGGCGTGGGATACGCGGACGGGAAGTACTACACGCCGACGGGCAAGGTCGAGTTCTACTGCGAGAAGCCCCTCCCGCGCGTCGATCTCGGCCTCGACCTGGACGTGGCTCCCGAGCGCCTGCCGCGCTTCTACCCGCCCTTCGAGGCGTGGCCGGGAACCGATGCGATGGAGAAGTACCCCCTCATCCTCATCCCGGAGCACTCGCGCGGCCGTTTCCACACGGGCGGGTTCGACGGCGTGTGGCTGAACGAGATCGAACGCGGGCCCATCGTGCGCATGAATCCCGACGACGCGAAGGCGAGAGGCATCGAGGACGGCGACGATGTGGAAGTGTACAACGACCGCGGCCACGGCGTGGCGCGGGCCGTGCTCGACGCGGGCAAACGTCCCGGCATGCTGCAGTACCCGAAGGGCTTGCAAGGGCGCCAGTACAAGTCGGGAGACCTCGCGTCGCTCTGCTCGTTGCATATGGATCCTTTCGCGGTGAACTCGTCGTTCGGCGATACGTGCGTTGAAGTGCGCAAGTGGGATGGAGGGAACGAATAATGACTACGCAAAGACTTGGCTTCGTGGTCGACACGAAGCGCTGCGTCGGATGCCACACCTGCGCCGTCGCGTGCAAGAGCGAGAACAACATCCCCGACGGCCTGTGGTGGAACCGCGTGCTCACCGACGGCGGAGAGAGCATCGACTCGTTCAAGGGGGCGTACAAGGCCGCCTCGCGAACGTTCATCACGGTGGCCTGCCAGCACTGCGACAACCCGGCCTGCGTGAAGGTGTGCCCCGTGGGCGCCACCTACCGGGACGAGGAGACGGGCGTCGTGCGCCAGGACTACGACAAGTGCATCGGCTGCCGCATGTGC is a genomic window containing:
- a CDS encoding 4Fe-4S dicluster domain-containing protein, which gives rise to MTTQRLGFVVDTKRCVGCHTCAVACKSENNIPDGLWWNRVLTDGGESIDSFKGAYKAASRTFITVACQHCDNPACVKVCPVGATYRDEETGVVRQDYDKCIGCRMCMSACPYTGVRSFNWEEPKFSVDHAMGDADVPAHQKHVLEKCTMCYHRIAKGENPLCVDGCPAYARFFGDFNDPDSEVSRLIRDREYMQLLPERGTSPSVYYLV
- a CDS encoding GntR family transcriptional regulator is translated as MNPLASFELDYNSGLPVWIQVKNRIAYLIGSGEYKTGDRLPTVRALAVDLDISYNTVNRAYMDLEREGYISTRKGRGTFVAERHAVGATLAADSPVELLVDDLIRTCANAGMADDDILALVQARLAQRLVANGR
- a CDS encoding molybdopterin-containing oxidoreductase family protein: MSGTNDPHTGLTRRSFLKTTGLVAGATALAGGATPAMHALAAESGAANGDSGEKVMPGRCYFGGCFSCNYNVTVRDGRAVKVSPDPDALFGRRPCLKGYSLPQRMYSQERIKYPMKRVGERGQNQWERISWEEAIATITEKWKGYIDQYGGQSILVSTGSSGARFTVSGASRLENILQFTNVEMCADWAVYHGLQRVYGNPATGIMTAPGNEPFEEDIFNAKTVFMWGNNLSETYTQRWRYLMEAQEQGARIISIDPNETTVSAHADEWYTVRPGSDPALMLSMVQEIIAEDLQDTAYLKRDTVGPFLVRDDTKEFLRMSDLGVEPTEGPVNATTKKPTMIDPPVVWDAASGKEMSSAESTDPELEGSWTVGGFKVKTAYSLMVESVQEYKPEDVADIVDMSADDIRRLARLAVDGPVSHMFGLGSQAYDNGLQFGSGLGLLLAVTGMVGKPGAGVQATAFMGMRNASFLFPTGTFTTTIPVLHLPEVMETGTFKGKDYPPFKALYIRGSALVGGRPDKNKIIAEIIDKMEFIVCLDVAFTDSALYSDIVLPAAHYYEVEDVYGATLSYHVQHGPKIVEPAFEAKPDLQVAKLLAEGLGIGAYFEGDDESWLREQLNFPALTAQGITLDALREKKDMRYIPAGVGYADGKYYTPTGKVEFYCEKPLPRVDLGLDLDVAPERLPRFYPPFEAWPGTDAMEKYPLILIPEHSRGRFHTGGFDGVWLNEIERGPIVRMNPDDAKARGIEDGDDVEVYNDRGHGVARAVLDAGKRPGMLQYPKGLQGRQYKSGDLASLCSLHMDPFAVNSSFGDTCVEVRKWDGGNE